Proteins encoded together in one Tripterygium wilfordii isolate XIE 37 chromosome 14, ASM1340144v1, whole genome shotgun sequence window:
- the LOC120015284 gene encoding ubiquitin carboxyl-terminal hydrolase 2-like isoform X1, with protein sequence MGKRIKRKARTPAKEKRVVTPSKAVSQQINPSVHTDDSGDSVVKDRKPCTHLSKGFDINKLANKFGSSDPVRCEDCREDVADRRPGKGKHGKKKGSAAVDSKSESKAIWVCLECGHYACGGIGLPTIAQSHVVRHARQTGHTMIIQWDNPLLCWCFPCMTLIPVEKTDGDRENKDILSDFLKLIKGQSSERSPADVEDVWFGAGGVNNGLKSAGTVSNIIEGSGGYVVRGFVNLGNTCFFNSVMQNLLVMNKLREHFLNIDTSLGPLTIALKKLFTETKEAGVKNLINPKSFFACVCSKAPQFRGYQQHDSHELLRCLLNGLYNEEVGARKRISFSQEGFLSKLGPTFVDTVFGGQISSTVCCIECGHSSTVYEPFLDLSLPVPMKKPPAEKAQRASRTKKTKLPPKRSGKIRQKAKRDAEEVATSSVDYTLGCSSGPTPIDDETGSVPQLSASVLGSENQKFQEIASEKVALADDFTWLDFLEPETVSDELELTPQNNDIAMIRDSKENDVLVNDVSQNNEDSSRAGELNIHPGSSGNPWEDEIPMQVQDSEVLLLPYKEESSTAGEIVEGEADAFSSVLGCAQEEVDFDGIGDLFDEPEISTVSTTQHFLGTEVSETGFAVGNSSESDLDEVDDTDALVSVESCLAHFIKPELLSDDNAWDCENCTEHLRQQRLEAKRKQPKTASTTTMNGDETRGQTDQLQLDKDNYCPIEIKTPNDGDGNTHITGDTCSESFVSHIGEIRCWNQNFLNIENSNNGQWNPLVSQCVEGRDEMKEEQKEQLHILGCCKSYNQESSSSSPIISCGIDGLSDTGYSTFQQTSAQLLVEHCETNGSANKEINSESVKVKRDATKRVLINKAPHVLTIHLKRFSQDARGRLSKLNGHVSFRETIDLRPYMDPRNGCKEKRMHRLVGVVEHLGTMRGGHYVAYVQGEKSRGKEKESGGSVWYHASDAYVREVSLEQVLRCEAYILFYEEIRD encoded by the exons ATGGGGAAAAGGATTAAAAGGAAAGCTCGGACGCCAGCTAAGGAGAAGCGGGTTGTGACACCTTCAAAAGCTGTTTCCCAACAAATCAATCCCAGTGTTCATACTGATGACAGTGGAGATTCAGTAGTTAAGGATAGGAAACCATGTACCCATCTTTCCAAGGGTTTTGATATAAATAAGTTGGCCAACAAATTTGGTTCTTCAGATCCCGTTAGATGTGAAGATTGTAGGGAGGATGTGGCAGATAGGAGACCTGGTAAGGGTAAACATGGGAAGAAGAAAGGGAGTGCTGCAGTGGATTCAAAATCTGAGTCAAAAGCCATTTGGGTTTGTTTGGAATGTGGGCACTATGCCTGTGGAGGTATTGGACTGCCAACAATTGCTCAAAGTCATGTTGTTCGACATGCTAGACAAACCGGACACACAATGATAATCCAATGGGATAACCCTCTTCTTTGCTGGTGTTTCCCATGCATGACGCTTATTCCGGTTGAGAAAACCGATGGAGATCGTGAAAATAAAGATATACTGtctgattttttaaaattgattaAGGGGCAGTCTTCAGAACGGTCACCAGCAGATGTTGAGGATGTTTGGTTTGGGGCCGGTGGTGTTAATAACGGACTCAAATCTGCAGGCACCGTGTCAAATATCATTGAAGGAAGTGGTGGCTATGTAGTTAGGGGTTTTGTTAATCTGGGTAACACTTGCTTCTTTAATTCAGTTATGCAGAACCTTCTAGTTATGAATAAGTTGAGGGAGCACTTTTTGAATATTGATACATCTCTTGGACCTCTTACCATTGCTTTAAAGAAGCTCTTCACTGAAACTAAAGAAGCTGGAGTGAAAAATCTGATAAACCCAAAATCCTTTTTTGCTTGTGTCTGTTCCAAGGCTCCACAATTCAGGGGGTATCAGCAGCATGACAGTCACGAATTGCTCCGTTGCTTACTTAATGGGTTGTATAATGAAGAGGTGGGTGCAAGAAAGCGTATCAGTTTTTCACAAGAAGGATTTTTATCAAAACTAGGTCCTACTTTTGTTGATACTGTATTTGGGGGCCAAATTTCTAGTACAGTTTGTTGCATCGAATGTGGCCACTCGTCCACAGTGTATGAGCCATTTTTAGATCTTTCGCTTCCAGTTCCAATGAAGAAACCTCCAGCTGAGAAGGCCCAACGGGCATCTCGAACAAAGAAGACAAAGCTGCCGCCGAAGAGGAGTGGAAAGATTCGACAAAAAGCTAAAAGAGATGCAGAAGAGGTGGCAACTTCTTCAGTTGATTATACGCTAGGATGTTCTAGTGGTCCAACTCCTATCGATGATGAGACTGGTTCAGTTCCACAACTTTCTGCATCTGTTCTGGGTTCTGAGAATCAGAAATTTCAGGAGATTGCATCTGAGAAAGTGGCTTTGGCAGATGATTTCACATGGTTGGATTTCCTGGAGCCAGAAACTGTATCAGATGAGCTTGAACTGACTCCACAGAACAATGATATTGCAATGATCCGAGATTCCAAAGAGAATGACGTGCTTGTCAATGATGTCTCACAGAACAATGAAGATTCCTCTCGTGCTGGTGAGCTGAATATACATCCAGGTTCTTCTGGAAACCCTTGGGAAGATGAGATCCCAATGCAGGTTCAAGATTCTGAAGTTCTATTGCTTCCTTACAAGGAAGAAAGTTCCACTGCTGGGGAAATTGTGGAAGGAGAAGCTGATGCCTTTTCATCTGTTTTGGGCTGTGCGCAAGAAGAAGTGGACTTTGATGGCATCGGGGACTTATTTGATGAGCCTGAGATTTCAACGGTGTCCACAACACAGCATTTTCTGGGCACTGAGGTTTCAGAGACTGGCTTTGCAGTAGGGAATAGTAGTGAATCTGATCTAGATGAAGTGGATGATACGGATGCTTTAGTGTCTGTTGAAAGTTGTTTGGCTCACTTCATTAAGCCGGAGCTTCTCTCTGATGATAATGCTTGGGATTGTGAGAACTGTACGGAACATCTGCGGCAACAAAGGTTGGAAGCAAAGAGGAAACAGCCCAAAACTGCATCAACAACTACGATGAATGGAGATGAGACGAGAGGCCAAACTGATCAGTTACAATTGGATAAGGACAATTATTGTCCCATTGAAATTAAAACCCCTAATGATGGGGATGGAAATACCCATATTACCGGTGACACTTGTAGTGAAAGCTTTGTTTCACACATTGGGGAAATTCGTTGCTGGAATCAGAATTTCTTAAATATTGAAAACAGCAATAATGGTCAGTGGAATCCGTTGGTTTCTCAATGTGTAGAAGGGAGAGATGAGatgaaagaagaacaaaaggaacAGTTGCATATTTTAGGTTGCTGTAAGTCCTACAATCAAGAAAGTTCCAGTTCTTCACCAATTATTTCTTGTGGTATTGATGGACTCAGTGATACTGGATATTCTACATTTCAGCAGACTAGTGCTCAATTGTTGGTTGAACACTGTGAAACAAATGGAAGTGCAAACAAGGAGATTAATTCCGAAAGTGTGAAGGTGAAGAGGGATGCAACTAAGAGGGTCCTCATCAATAAGGCCCCTCATGTTCTGACCATTCATCTGAAGAGGTTCAGCCAGGATGCTCGTGGTCGGTTGAGTAAATTGAATGGCCATGTTAGCTTCAGAGAAACAATTGATCTAAGACCATATATGGATCCCAG GAATGGATGCAAGGAGAAGCGCATGCACCGTTTAGTTGGTGTAGTGGAGCATCTGGGAACTATGAGAGGTGGTCATTATGTCGCGTATGTCCAAGGAGAGAAAAGCAGAGGAAAGGAGAAAGAGAGTGGAGGTTCAGTATGGTATCATGCGAGTGATGCCTATGTGCGCGAGGTTTCCCTTGAACAAGTTCTTCGTTGTGAGGCCTATATCTTATTTTACGAAGAAATCAGAGACTGA
- the LOC120015284 gene encoding ubiquitin carboxyl-terminal hydrolase 2-like isoform X2, with product MGKRIKRKARTPAKEKRVVTPSKAVSQQINPSVHTDDSGDSVVKDRKPCTHLSKGFDINKLANKFGSSDPVRCEDCREDVADRRPGKGKHGKKKGSAAVDSKSESKAIWVCLECGHYACGGIGLPTIAQSHVVRHARQTGHTMIIQWDNPLLCWCFPCMTLIPVEKTDGDRENKDILSDFLKLIKGQSSERSPADVEDVWFGAGGVNNGLKSAGTVSNIIEGSGGYVVRGFVNLGNTCFFNSVMQNLLVMNKLREHFLNIDTSLGPLTIALKKLFTETKEAGVKNLINPKSFFACVCSKAPQFRGYQQHDSHELLRCLLNGLYNEEVGARKRISFSQEGFLSKLGPTFVDTVFGGQISSTVCCIECGHSSTVYEPFLDLSLPVPMKKPPAEKAQRASRTKKTKLPPKRSGKIRQKAKRDAEEVATSSVDYTLGCSSGPTPIDDETGSVPQLSASVLGSENQKFQEIASEKVALADDFTWLDFLEPETVSDELELTPQNNDIAMIRDSKENDVLVNDVSQNNEDSSRAGELNIHPGSSGNPWEDEIPMQVQDSEVLLLPYKEESSTAGEIVEGEADAFSSVLGCAQEEVDFDGIGDLFDEPEISTVSTTQHFLGTEVSETGFAVGNSSESDLDEVDDTDALVSVESCLAHFIKPELLSDDNAWDCENCTEHLRQQRLEAKRKQPKTASTTTMNGDETRGQTDQLQLDKDNYCPIEIKTPNDGDGNTHITGDTCSESFVSHIGEIRCWNQNFLNIENSNNGQWNPLVSQCVEGRDEMKEEQKEQLHILGCCKSYNQESSSSSPIISCGIDGLSDTGYSTFQQTSAQLLVEHCETNGSANKEINSESVKVKRDATKRVLINKAPHVLTIHLKRFSQDARGRLSKLNGHVSFRETIDLRPYMDPS from the exons ATGGGGAAAAGGATTAAAAGGAAAGCTCGGACGCCAGCTAAGGAGAAGCGGGTTGTGACACCTTCAAAAGCTGTTTCCCAACAAATCAATCCCAGTGTTCATACTGATGACAGTGGAGATTCAGTAGTTAAGGATAGGAAACCATGTACCCATCTTTCCAAGGGTTTTGATATAAATAAGTTGGCCAACAAATTTGGTTCTTCAGATCCCGTTAGATGTGAAGATTGTAGGGAGGATGTGGCAGATAGGAGACCTGGTAAGGGTAAACATGGGAAGAAGAAAGGGAGTGCTGCAGTGGATTCAAAATCTGAGTCAAAAGCCATTTGGGTTTGTTTGGAATGTGGGCACTATGCCTGTGGAGGTATTGGACTGCCAACAATTGCTCAAAGTCATGTTGTTCGACATGCTAGACAAACCGGACACACAATGATAATCCAATGGGATAACCCTCTTCTTTGCTGGTGTTTCCCATGCATGACGCTTATTCCGGTTGAGAAAACCGATGGAGATCGTGAAAATAAAGATATACTGtctgattttttaaaattgattaAGGGGCAGTCTTCAGAACGGTCACCAGCAGATGTTGAGGATGTTTGGTTTGGGGCCGGTGGTGTTAATAACGGACTCAAATCTGCAGGCACCGTGTCAAATATCATTGAAGGAAGTGGTGGCTATGTAGTTAGGGGTTTTGTTAATCTGGGTAACACTTGCTTCTTTAATTCAGTTATGCAGAACCTTCTAGTTATGAATAAGTTGAGGGAGCACTTTTTGAATATTGATACATCTCTTGGACCTCTTACCATTGCTTTAAAGAAGCTCTTCACTGAAACTAAAGAAGCTGGAGTGAAAAATCTGATAAACCCAAAATCCTTTTTTGCTTGTGTCTGTTCCAAGGCTCCACAATTCAGGGGGTATCAGCAGCATGACAGTCACGAATTGCTCCGTTGCTTACTTAATGGGTTGTATAATGAAGAGGTGGGTGCAAGAAAGCGTATCAGTTTTTCACAAGAAGGATTTTTATCAAAACTAGGTCCTACTTTTGTTGATACTGTATTTGGGGGCCAAATTTCTAGTACAGTTTGTTGCATCGAATGTGGCCACTCGTCCACAGTGTATGAGCCATTTTTAGATCTTTCGCTTCCAGTTCCAATGAAGAAACCTCCAGCTGAGAAGGCCCAACGGGCATCTCGAACAAAGAAGACAAAGCTGCCGCCGAAGAGGAGTGGAAAGATTCGACAAAAAGCTAAAAGAGATGCAGAAGAGGTGGCAACTTCTTCAGTTGATTATACGCTAGGATGTTCTAGTGGTCCAACTCCTATCGATGATGAGACTGGTTCAGTTCCACAACTTTCTGCATCTGTTCTGGGTTCTGAGAATCAGAAATTTCAGGAGATTGCATCTGAGAAAGTGGCTTTGGCAGATGATTTCACATGGTTGGATTTCCTGGAGCCAGAAACTGTATCAGATGAGCTTGAACTGACTCCACAGAACAATGATATTGCAATGATCCGAGATTCCAAAGAGAATGACGTGCTTGTCAATGATGTCTCACAGAACAATGAAGATTCCTCTCGTGCTGGTGAGCTGAATATACATCCAGGTTCTTCTGGAAACCCTTGGGAAGATGAGATCCCAATGCAGGTTCAAGATTCTGAAGTTCTATTGCTTCCTTACAAGGAAGAAAGTTCCACTGCTGGGGAAATTGTGGAAGGAGAAGCTGATGCCTTTTCATCTGTTTTGGGCTGTGCGCAAGAAGAAGTGGACTTTGATGGCATCGGGGACTTATTTGATGAGCCTGAGATTTCAACGGTGTCCACAACACAGCATTTTCTGGGCACTGAGGTTTCAGAGACTGGCTTTGCAGTAGGGAATAGTAGTGAATCTGATCTAGATGAAGTGGATGATACGGATGCTTTAGTGTCTGTTGAAAGTTGTTTGGCTCACTTCATTAAGCCGGAGCTTCTCTCTGATGATAATGCTTGGGATTGTGAGAACTGTACGGAACATCTGCGGCAACAAAGGTTGGAAGCAAAGAGGAAACAGCCCAAAACTGCATCAACAACTACGATGAATGGAGATGAGACGAGAGGCCAAACTGATCAGTTACAATTGGATAAGGACAATTATTGTCCCATTGAAATTAAAACCCCTAATGATGGGGATGGAAATACCCATATTACCGGTGACACTTGTAGTGAAAGCTTTGTTTCACACATTGGGGAAATTCGTTGCTGGAATCAGAATTTCTTAAATATTGAAAACAGCAATAATGGTCAGTGGAATCCGTTGGTTTCTCAATGTGTAGAAGGGAGAGATGAGatgaaagaagaacaaaaggaacAGTTGCATATTTTAGGTTGCTGTAAGTCCTACAATCAAGAAAGTTCCAGTTCTTCACCAATTATTTCTTGTGGTATTGATGGACTCAGTGATACTGGATATTCTACATTTCAGCAGACTAGTGCTCAATTGTTGGTTGAACACTGTGAAACAAATGGAAGTGCAAACAAGGAGATTAATTCCGAAAGTGTGAAGGTGAAGAGGGATGCAACTAAGAGGGTCCTCATCAATAAGGCCCCTCATGTTCTGACCATTCATCTGAAGAGGTTCAGCCAGGATGCTCGTGGTCGGTTGAGTAAATTGAATGGCCATGTTAGCTTCAGAGAAACAATTGATCTAAGACCATATATGGATCCCAG CTAG